A stretch of Suncus etruscus isolate mSunEtr1 chromosome 9, mSunEtr1.pri.cur, whole genome shotgun sequence DNA encodes these proteins:
- the LOC126018345 gene encoding 60S ribosomal protein L31-like — MAPGKKGCEKKGRSVINEVVTREYTINIHKRIHGVGFKKRVPRALKEIRKFAMKDMGTPDVCIDTRLNKAVWAKGIRNVPYRIRVRLPRKRNEDEDSPNKLYTLVTYVPVTTFKNLQSMWMRTKPVA, encoded by the coding sequence ATGGCTCCAGGGAAGAAGGGCTGCGAGAAGAAGGGCCGCTCGGTCATCAACGAGGTGGTGACCCGGGAATACACCATCAACATCCACAAGCGCATCCACGGAGTAGGTTTCAAGAAGCGTGTGCCTCGGGCACTCAAAGAGATCCGGAAGTTTGCCATGAAAGACATGGGCACCCCGGATGTGTGCATTGACACCAGGCTCAACAAAGCTGTGTGGGCCAAAGGAATAAGGAATGTCCCATACAGAATCCGTGTACGTTTACCCAGAAAACGTAATGAGGATGAAGATTCACCAAACAAACTATATACTTTGGTGACCTATGTGCCTGTCACCACTTTCAAAAATCTACAGTCAATGTGGATGAGAACTAAACCGGtggcataa